In Vanessa atalanta chromosome 17, ilVanAtal1.2, whole genome shotgun sequence, one DNA window encodes the following:
- the LOC125070343 gene encoding cilia- and flagella-associated protein 20-like, giving the protein MFKNTYQSGLLSIFYSCGSNPLAIWDMEVKNGHIKRLTDNEVNSIVLEIVSTNVATTFITCPKRNQVLGIKLPFLVMIVKNLKRYFSFEITIIDDKNMRRRFRISNFQSTTKIKPFCTSMPIGLSGGWNQIQFNLADFTRRAYGTQFIEALRVQVHANARLRRIYFSERLYTEEELPQDYKLYLPLEKKSKKAKQEKKEEQTAKKIPAQPPATEAPVEVFVEPPVESKVSAATIPPVVVGPGEEKEEEMIAHTESVVEITPETVVVEVSSKEGEETILTKVEGEENIEPTAEQITEIKPDEDIPVEE; this is encoded by the coding sequence atgtttaaaaatacatatcaaagtggattattatcaatattctaCAGTTGTGGTTCAAATCCACTAGCAATATGGGATATGGAAGTAAAGAATGGTCACATAAAACGCCTAACAGATAATGAAGTGAACTCAATAGTACTAGAAATAGTGAGTACAAATGTTGCTACAACTTTTATTACGTGTCCAAAGAGGAATCAAGTGTTGGGCATCAAACTTCCTTTCCTTGTGATGATAGTGAAAAAccttaaaagatatttttcgtTCGAAATAACCATCATAGATGATAAAAACATGCGGAGACGATTTAGGATTTCAAATTTTCAGTCAACGACAAAAATTAAGCCTTTCTGTACAAGTATGCCGATTGGATTATCTGGTGGTTGGAACCAAATACAGTTTAATTTAGCCGATTTTACAAGACGTGCTTATGGAACACAGTTTATAGAAGCGCTTCGAGTACAGGTGCATGCTAATGCTCGTTTACGGCGTATATATTTTAGCGAACGACTTTATACTGAGGAAGAGTTACCTCAGgactataaactatatttaccTCTGGAAAAAAAGTCAAAGAAAGCTAAACAGGAAAAGAAAGAAGAACAGACGGCGAAAAAGATTCCAGCTCAACCTCCAGCTACAGAAGCCCCTGTTGAAGTTTTTGTTGAACCACCAGTGGAAAGTAAGGTTAGTGCAGCTACTATACCACCAGTAGTTGTTGGGCCCGGTGAAGAGAAAGAAGAAGAAATGATAGCACATACTGAGTCTGTTGTTGAGATTACACCTGAAACAGTCGTAGTAGAAGTATCGTCAAAAGAAGGTGAAGAAACTATATTAACAAAAGTGGAAGGTGAAGAAAATATTGAACCAACTGCTGAacaaataacagaaataaaaccAGATGAGGATATACCTGTAGAAGAATGA
- the LOC125070451 gene encoding cilia- and flagella-associated protein 20-like: MYRNAYQRGMLTVFFSVGSKPLAIWDTHTQDGYITRFLDQDIKSMVLEIGGTNVSTTYITCPKGQMVLGITMPFLVMIVKNLKKYFSFEVTILDETGTRRRFRVSNFQSSTQILPLCTVMPIGLSEGWNQIQFNLAEFTRRAYKKQYVEVQKLKINANIRLRRVYFTERLVPEDQLPPEYKLYFPLTSKYAKDKKAIQSNVDKENVKPSTSQSLKERSTAQSREGLRSKVDLVRSSKSSVHSNKKVPLNETKGDSKTAIETVKEESINADKEQEQIAEDSIKKEENEDVKEESETNKEDIETNKEESETNKEESETNKEENKDNEEESEVKKEPEEEETAA, encoded by the coding sequence atgtataggaATGCGTATCAACGCGGAATGCTTACGGTGTTTTTCAGTGTTGGCTCAAAACCGTTAGCTATATGGGATACTCATACGCAGGACGGGTATATAACAAGGTTTTTGGACCAAGATATTAAGTCAATGGTCTTAGAGATAGGTGGAACTAATGTAAGTACAACATACATCACTTGTCCGAAAGGCCAAATGGTTTTAGGTATTACGATGCCGTTTTTGGTTATGATAGTAAAgaatttgaaaaagtactttTCATTTGAAGTTACTATTCTTGACGAGACAGGAACTCGAAGGAGATTTCGAGTATCTAACTTTCAAAGTAGCACTCAAATTCTACCTCTCTGTACAGTAATGCCTATTGGTCTTTCTGAAGGATGGAACCAAATCCAGTTCAATTTAGCAGAATTCACTCGTCGGGCGTATAAGAAACAATATGTTGAGGTACAAAAGCTTAAGATAAATGCCAATATACGGCTTCGTAGAGTTTATTTTACTGAACGACTGGTACCAGAGGATCAATTACCACCAgagtacaaattatattttccacTGACGTCTAAATATGCGAAAGATAAAAAAGCCATTCAATCAAATGTTGATAAAGAAAACGTGAAACCGTCTACGTCACAATCTTTAAAAGAACGCAGCACTGCACAGAGTCGTGAAGGTTTAAGAAGTAAAGTAGATTTAGTAAGAAGTTCGAAATCTTCCGTTCATTCTAATAAAAAAGTGCCCTTAAATGAAACCAAAGGTGATTCAAAGACAGCTATTGAAACAGTTAAAGAAGAGTCAATTAACGCAGATAAAGAACAAGAACAAATAGCAGAGGATTCTATAAAAAAAGAGGAAAATGAAGATGTTAAGGAGGAAAGTGAAACTAATAAAGAGGATATTGAAACTAACAAAGAGGAAAGTGAAACTAACAAAGAGGAAAGTGAAActaataaagaagaaaataaagataatgaaGAGGAAAGTGAAGTTAAAAAAGAACCCGAGGAAGAAGAAACAGCAgcttaa